TTGTGACTTTTCTTTGTTATTTAAGAAGCAAAAATTTTTTAACTATGCATTCTTACAGCCATCCGGTGCTGTTTGCGAAGCTCCCGGACTCTGAGCTGGTCCATGGTGGAGGCCACCTCCTTGACGGGCTGCTGCAGGTCGTCTGAGTAGCGCTGCATCAGAGGCTGCGGGATGCCACAGCGACCGTGCTGGGGGAAATGAACACATGACACATGATGGAAAAAACTGATATAAAAACACTGAGGTGTCTTTTCTTAATTGCTTTGAAGCAAAATATGACATTTAGATGAGGTCAAGATTTTATGGAAGGATTGGGCTACCTTGTCTGAGTAGGGCTCCTCCGTGAGATCGATGCCCTCGGCCTCCAGCCGTTGCTCCAGCAAGGTGAGCAGGTCGGGGCTCATCTTGGAGTGGGACGCCTTCCTTGACACGGCCACCTTGCCGCCCAGGTCCGAGAGCCACGGGGGCGTCGCCGCCGTCTCTTCGCCGGCGGATGAGGAGTTGCGAGGGCTGCTCGGAGTCTTGGCGGGAAGGGGCGGGGCGGGACTGCTCGCGCACTGTGTCACGGGGCTGCTGGGCTGGGAACGTGTGAGCGAGTGCGTCGGAGAAGGTCCGAAAGACGGCGAGGAGAGCGGGGAGTGGCAGACCCCGTTGGCGACTCTTTCTCTGGACCTCTTGGCGGGAACCGGAGGCGGTACCGGTGGCTTTTTGGCATGAGTCCTTATGACCCTCTCACCGCTTACGTTGGACTCCGGGGGACTCGGGGCTTGGGTTGTGGGACAAGGGGGTCTCAGAGGGAGCTGCGAGGGGACGGGTGGTCTGTCAACTCTCGGTTTTGGACTCACCAGCGGACTTGCAGTACAAGCTGGCGAAGGCGCCATAATGGGCCCGCTTGCGTCCAAACTGGGCCCTTCTTTGCTGCGTTGGACCTCCTCGTTGTGATCCTGCCTCTGCTCCCAGTGCAGGTCTCCCAGGGAGTGGGAACGCTTCCAGGACCCGGCCAGCTGGGAGGGTTCGTCCAGGTCCTCGCAGCTACGACTGGCCGGGATGGGCGAGCGTTTGTGGGCTTTGCGGCGCCCGAGCAGGTTGAAGCCCTTCAGGGAGGACTTGTTGAACAAGTTTTTGGGGAATTTGGAGTGCTGGCTTTTTTCATTCTGCTGCAAGGCCTCACTGGAGATGGTCATGGGAAGAGTGGGATAGTCCGGAGACTGGCCTGCGGAAGAACGACCCGAGCGGGAGGCCTTCTTGCTCTTgcctgcaaaagaaaaaccgTAGAAGGCAACGTTATGACTTTTCCTGTAATCTCACGCGAATAGCAACAATCTGCCTCAAGAGGGCGCCAAAGTACTACTTTTCGTTTTTCCTACAAGCTCCTCCCCTCACTTCAACATCTAATTTTGCATTAGACAGGGCTTCGTGACTTCTTAAATTTCAGAAAGGGAAAAATAGCGAAATAGCGACTTTTTTAGTGAATAATTAGCTGCTGCTCAATATAAAATAAACTTTAAGATTAGCTGAGCGTTGCTCTTTCATTTGCACAAATGTGACATCATGGCATCAGGCATGGTAGAATGAAAAGCGAAAGCAACTTACCATGTCGTCCTCTGATTTACAAAGCATGATGGGTGAAACAGGTGAGAACGGCCAGAATAAGTTTTAATGGGATGGACAGAGAGAAATTGTACAGATGGAATGCAATGAAATGTCGCCGCGGAAGACGAAAATGCGGCGGATAGAAAACGACGACTTCAGCACATTAACTGACGTGTTAATCGATCAAGGGTGGAAAATGATGAAGTCATTTCGACGGATGCCGATTCATCAAATAGGtatgaaaaggaaaacaggAGACGAAACACATAACAGCAGGCAGGGCtgtctttattgtttttgggGTCGGGCCGctaagattcttttttttccaatacttCTATCTCTATCGAGGCACACAAAGGCTGCGGCCAATTCCCAACcacccccaccacacacacacacacacacacacacacacattaaagcCAGTAGTTACACTGGAAACCAGCAATCAGAAAGGAAAGTGGCAGTGATGTTAAAAATACGCGGGAGGAAGAAGACATATGAGCACTCTCAAAAATGAAGATCACAAATCTTGTCAAAGCTTAGTACAATTAAAAACAGGCGCATTTCAGTAATGCTAGGCACATCATGCAAGACGTGTTCGTGCAAAAGAGCCAATGGGCACATCGCAATGATGTCACTGCACTCGGCTGCACTTAGAAATATTCCAAATGATCCCCTTTGTATACTGTCATCAATGTGGACTCCACGGGCGGGGTTTGAGCTTGGAATCCTTTGATTGGCAGTGACTTTGTTCTGACGAGAACGCCCGTCGTGCGCTTAGGGGAGGCTCGCTCCCTTTGGCCTTGGGCTCCCAGCATTGTGCGGTAGACCAGGCTTAGTGCTCTGGGGCCAGGCTCCTTCCGGGTAGCATGCGGACTTCGGTACTGAGGGCACACAAGGCCTATAAAGACGGAGAGAGTGATGACAGGAGGATGTCATGAGGCGCCGTCTCCAGAGCGTATGGCTCCCAAACTGTGGCTTGGGGGACAAAATGGGTCCCGGGAGAATTTCGATTGGGTTGCTCATTTGCCAAGTCAATTGTtattaaacaacaaaatgatacAATGATTGAGCTGGAACAGTTTGGTAAAACCAGCTATGGAAGGACAAAGGCGGGAGACGGCAGGATCGACCGAGCGCCTCCGATAAGCAAGAAAAGCCGCTCGATTATCAGACAGCACTGCGAAGGATTGTGACAGGTGGGGTTAGAAAGCACAAGCGTGAAAAGATGGCGTGCATACATTCCACCACGAAACCAAATCCCAGTCGAGGCAATATTACCGTTCTCCAAGTTCTCGTTGCTCTCGTAGCAGCCAGAGTCCCGCGGGGAGTCTCCGATCAGACCCCGGCCCTCCGACAGCAGTTTCTCCTGGGAGCTGCGCTCTGGATCGCTGCTGCCTAGAcacgtggaaaaaaatggatttcacTTTGAGCACAAATAGTGGCAGGCCACAAAAGGCACAGTATGATTGGCTATTTTGAAAGCctcattgaaaacaaaacagctgaACCCATTTGAACGGTGtcgctaaccaaaacagcagcaccgaGTGATAAGCATGGCTTCCTTACTGTCGTATTCCTGCAGCAGCTCAACGGCCGTGAGCAGCACGTCTCGGTGTTGGGGGTCTTTGATGTTCAGCTCGTCCAGGTCCTCCTCTTCCAGCAGCTTGAACGTGTCCAGGTCCTCGTAGCCGTTGAACAGGAAGGTGGGCATGTGCTCCTGTGTGGATGCAGCAGTCATAGTGAGCAATCCAAACTTTtggtttatttatatttctttcCAATGTTCATGCGTTACACGGCAGTTGTACAAATGTGATGAGAGGTTTCAGAAGATGGAGGTTAAACCGTGTGGGTGTCAATGTTTATGTTAGCCTGTCATTTCCTGCACTAAATTTGGCCCAGGTGAGGTTTGGCACGCGGTGCCATTCCCACCTTGAGGTTAATTCGTTCCAGCAGCTCCTCCACGGACGTCGGCTTGGGTGGTCGACCCTTCCGGCGGCGCCGCAGCGGCCGTTTGGGCTTCTCTTCTTCCTCGCACAGCACGTCCACGTAGATGAACTTGAAGGTGCCCACCTTGTTATTGAGCAGGCCCATCCAGGTACCCATGGGCGGCTTGCTGATGATGTCGATCACGTCGCCGTGCTGCCGCCACCGGAAAATCATTAGTCAGCAAAATTTGACAGCttgccagattttttttcatttttgtttacctTCAATTTGAGGGAGTCCGAGTCGTAGGGGCTCGGCGTGAAATCCGTGTGCACTCGAGCGCGGCCGCAGAACGGCCCTCGGTACGGCAGCTCCTCGTCGTCGCCGTCCTCCGATTTAACGCTTTCTCTGTTGCTGGCTGACGAGTCGGTGGTGCTCACCGTCTGACCACCTGGACACGaaaatcaattattattattgccacACTTAGCTAAATGCGGAAGCTCTatcttgaaaataaacaacttaCTCATTGAACTTTGTCCACTCAGCGAACTTCTGAGACTTTCCACTGAACCTCCCGCCTTGAGTTTGGGCTTTTCTAGTGAGTCGCTGTCGGGCTGCGGGCAGTGCGGAGAACCCGCTGTTCCATCTGGACTCGACTGGAAGGCAGAAGAGACGTTGACACGTGGGAGGGGAAgggaaaaatgcacaaaaacattttagaaacTACCTAGAATGGCAGACATTTATGAAAAACgatattttaattcaattggCCAAACTGATGACATTGTTATTTTCAGTGATCCAGTAGAGGGCAGTGTTGCCTGGAAAACAACACGCATGTGACTATTCTGAACCcatttcttattttgttttgttgttttacaaGCAACGGCTGGCTGCATGACGCAAGCCTGGCTAGTAATGTGGGTCAATTTGTCGCCATTGACAGATGCTTTGGCTGCTGTGCGGAGTTTGGACATCGCAGGCCAATTGGTGGAGCAAATGGCAGTGGCCAGTAAATTTTAGCCAGAGTAAACAACactgtgcgcacacacacacactcgcgctGGGCCTTGAGAGCAAGCCTGAGGGAGACTTGCGTCACTCAAATGGGCTCAGCATGAAGCACACGCCCAATACAAGCAGATCCCAGTTTCCCAGCTCTTGTTTATTCTGTAACCAACACAAATACTCCCACACACTCTGCGGGCTAATGATGCGGTGAACTAACACAGCACAACATCCTGAAAATGTCTGAAAAGAAACCTCGACCTCGGTTGACTACATTACCTGTTCGGGCACGGAGCTGCTGTACTTCTTGGACATGCGCTTCCTCATGGTCTCCTTGACCGACTTGACCTTCTTGCCCAGCGAGATCCGAGAAGTGTTGGGCGACTTGACCACTTCTCTATAGATGGCCTCCTGCTCTTTATTCTGTCGGGTCAGGAAAGATCATTCTGGATGTGATCCAATTGGATGCCTCCGTGTGGTCGAGCACTTACGTGGGCGTCGGAACCAGTGTTGAGCACGTGGAGGGATCGATTGGACAGGTCAAAGCCGCCGAAGCTGCACGTTCTCTGAGGGGGGAGCAGAGCCAAAAGACAATCAGCCACGCTTTTAAAACGGCTTCCTCGATGGGATGCGCGGCGCTGTGATTCATGCATGacatgaggggggggggggacatgaTGTCATACAAGACGGGGCAGACGAAGGACGTGATGGAAACACTTGGTGTGCTTTTTCCCTCCAAATTTCAAAGCGAATGAGCTGTTTTATTAAAGTCAAAAAGCCCAAAAGTCGGTTCCAACATGTGGAGTCTCTTGACGTGGCCACATAAAACGCTCAAGGGACTGAACATACGTTTAGGGCGCCCTCTACTGGTGGAACCTGGATTGGGAGACATGCGGAAGGGAAGGGGCTTGCTGCGCTATGccaacacacgcgcacgcagaCACGCTGTTAGCTTTAGCAGAAACATTCAGAGATGTTTCTGATGAGGGAAAGTTTTTCTCACGCTGATATTAATGGCAAACTATGAAATGAAAGGATAACTGGGAGATCCACTCTTATCGcttatctgtttttttttcttatagaTCCTCCCAAAGCtatgaggacacacacacacgtgcacatcAAAGTTCATCTCCCCACTTAATCTCAGGATAAACCCCAGCATGAAGATCCCTCAAAAGTGACTTGGGCTTTTCTTTGCATCCACAGCTGCGGACCACATTGCAGCTTTCCTAGCGAAGGGTTTTTGCAGAACAAACACGTTTGAAGCGGCGTCCAAAAATAATGTGATGGCGATACTGGATGGAATGGACATGCATCCaagatttgcaaaaaaaaaaaaaaaaaaaaaaaaaaaaaggatttcgGAGATAATTACAAGGAAAGGAAAGCCATCCAGAAAAATTAAAGAGAGGCACGGGCCCCccttttgaaaaaagaaaaaaacacaaaagcaaaaagctACAACAGAAAAAAGTGGAGTCCAAAAAAGTTGTTTGGATGAGGAGGACCTGACTGGCACACGACAGGATTCAGGTCGCATCGAAGCTGCAGGATAGCCCCCCACCTGGCTCTTAACCGATCCCTACTCAATGTGACCTGCAACGTTTCGCTTCTCTACGCTATTCTGCAGCTTTGACGCACGCCGAGTCCCGCTCACACGAGGCGGCCGACTTGAACCTCACGGTCTGGACTCACAGACTTCTGCTGGATGCGTAAGAGCACGCGCTTGGTGCAGCGGTCCACGCTGGCCGCCCACTTCTTGTCCGCCTCGCGGTCCTCCTCCAAGAGACAACGCTGCTCGGCTCGGCTGAGGGTGACCGGGCGGACCAGCTGGGTCCAGTTGAGGTGACCGTACAGGCTCCGCTCTACCACGTAGGTGATGTTCAGCTCGCTGACCGCGCTGCGGCCCCGTAGCCGGCGGGAGGGGAACGGCCAGCCCCCTCCCGGCCCAAAAGCTTTGGATTTGGCTATGGCACGGGCGGAGGAGGGCGCGGCGACGCACAGAGGCGAGACCGGGTTCTTGGTGTTGCGCGAACGCTGGTACACAAGGTGTTTGGTGGAGTACGAGTAGTTGGGGTCGGGTTTTGTGAGCGTCCAGCCGCCGCGGTGCCGGTCGGTGGTGTGATATTTGGGGCTCTCATCGTCCAGGGGGATAAGGCGGCGGGATCGGGCTTTGGGGCGGGGTTTGGTCAGCCCGTAAAAGGCATACAGGGCCTCGTTGTTACTTACCCCGTGGGAGATGGAGCTCAGGGCCTTCCGCATCTCGCTGTCGGTGGTGGAGCGCGGCAACTTCCCTTCGTCGTCCAGGCCGCAGCCATCCAGCTCAGAGAAAGAGGAGCCGCTGCCACCCCCGCCCGAGCCCACCGGGGTTCTCCGGGGCGGGCGGATCAGACCGTGGGTACTGGAAGACTTGTTGAAGGTCTTCACCAGACGGTGTCCGGACCAGGTGTCCAAGCTACTGGAGGACGGGGAGGTGGTCAGGCTGTCGGTGTCTCCGTCCAGAGAGAGATGGTCCTGGCCCGGCGAGGTCTCCTGGGGCAACGAGTGCTTCTTCAGGACCCCCGCATATAACGCAGCGTTGTCGTCACAGGTGGCCACCGACTCCACGTTTAGAAAATCTGACAGAAAAGTCAATCGGTGGAAGATTTAGACATCTTTATCTTTTTCTAagactgttttttgtttgagtTTACAAACCTTGAGATCCATGCTTCTTCCACTCCTCCACCTTAATGAGTTTTTTCCTGACTCGCCGGGTGGAATTAACGAGCTTGTGCAGCCGCTTGAACTTCACCGAATCCTCCGACTGCTCGTCGTCGGACTGTTCGCGGGATTGCTGCCGTAAAGAGAGACACAGAGAGGAAGCGGCTTGACGTTCCAGCGCCGAAGAATGCAACAACAGCAGAAATGGAAGTGGATAAAAATCACAGATGCACAAGAATTTGGCAGTAAAAAGGCTATGCTGTCAATGAGAGCATTGTTGAGGATTTAGTGGGGTGAGAAATGGAGACCAGACACGGTGGAGACTACAATTAATTCACCACAAAATGGACTCGAGGACCATGAATGGACCAAACATGAATCAGTGACACAATCAGCGAGGCTGCATTGCCTTCGGAGGACATTTCATCTCAGGTGCGCAAGGACACTCCATTGAGGCAAAGATGTCTGCCCGAGAAACTGTCATAAATGCCGCCTGGCATAGAGAGCTGGCACCTAGTGCCAACGGCTTCATTTGTTTCTAAtggtctccatggcaacatcGCGACACAACTCGCCAAGGTTGGCTCCGCAGTTTGCAAAAAATCATGCACGCTCATGCGCGCAAAACGAGACAGAGCTGTCCTGTCCGAGTCCGCCTTGTCGTGCTGGTCGAGACCGATGGGCCATGAAATGGCTTAATTGCCCCCCGaccgcccctccctcctccacttttgaccacaagatggcagctgACATCCAGCGAGGATGATGTAAACAACTGCGGCTTGGAAGGCACTGGCAAGCGCGCACGTGATGTTTCGTAAATTCTCGATGGCTCAGCATCACCCAAGTAACGTTCCAAGTTTCCAAAGCCTCCGAGCAACTGTCTAATAAAATCTTATTAATCTCCGACAAGTTGGAAAACACATCGATCAGCAGTCCTTccctcaacacacacacacatccaaccATTTAACCTTtcgcatacaaaaaaaaagtccagcgTGTCTGTTTGCAAACCACACAATTCTCCCCGAGGTCGTCAAATTTCCCTCAGAGCCGTAACAAAAGATTTAGCATTTCTCTGCCTACACAGAACTCGACCAAAACAGGATATTGCCCTAACCGAGACGAAAGAGGACAAAAAACCACATAAACGACTCCAAAGCAGCTCTAAAGTCAACACAAAAGCCAAAAAGCATTGAAAGAGCCTTACCAGTTTGTTCGGACTATCCAGGCTTCATGTCGCGCAACCGATACGGCGCCTCGCACATTCAAACTCGAGTTCCAAAATCACATCCGAGCGTTTGTTTGCACGCTGGCGCGCGCATAACACGGTGGGAGGCGGAGCTCGGGAAGAAGGGGCGGTCGGGATGTGTAGCGCTGCGAGAGAAACGCCTGTGTTGTGCGCGGAGAACAATCCCCGCATTTGAGCCCCCCATGACCCTGCCGTGGCCCCCACATCCCTAATGACCCATCCTGGAATGTGCGGCCAAAAAGGAAGATGCAGAAGCGGAGACGCCATAAATGCGCTTTTATTAACCAGCGTGTCATTACGTCGCGGACGACTGCTGCGGATGAGCTCCATTCCAGTCGAGTGGCGGTTGACATCACGAAAGGGGGGGGTCAAATGTCGCGGAGTGTTTTCAAGAGCGGCAGAAAATAGACGCATTACTTATTGGATTGGATTTTGGAATTAATTCACATCCTGTTGCACAAAAAGTGGGTCGGGTGTGTGGCTGGACTGAATTGCGCGTTTCGCCCAAATGATACCATACAGCGTGAGGCTGATGAAAATCAGCTGTGACCTAGATTACAAATGAGAAAAGCTAACCAAGACATAGAAGAGAGACAATTATGACTAAGAGTTAAAAGGCCACATTGTGCTGCGGTTTTGGGCAGTTCCAGTCAGCCAGCAGACTGAAAGCTCAGAAGAGTGCAGAAGCAAACTGACCCATCTTGGAAGGTGTGCAGGTTAACTTTTGTCTACCTGGATACATccttgacaaaaacacaaccgAGACACGTTTACGCAACCTCAACCAAAATGTAATGAGTCAAATGACATGGTGGAGAGAAGGAACGGCGGGATGTGCCCAGTGGTGCAGGAGTGTAGGAAAGTGGGGAAATGGACAGGAAgtaggaagaggagggggggtgtACTTACGTTGCAGTTTGAGGACTGGTTTAGACCGGCCGCAGTTCCGTCAGTGCACTCTGCAGTGTCAGTACTGCCGGACTGTCTGTTGCGCTCATACTCCTTCAGCTACgtggaggaagaagagttTAGAGAAGCGGAGGAGAAGAGGGCGGGGCCATCGTGCGGTTGAGGAGGTGAGTGTCAGAAGGAAGGGAaggaaaaggaggaaaaggaggGGGACACAGCAGTTGAATTTTGCATCTCTATGAAGGCAAGAttaaaagggggcggggctaaatGAGAATCCACCATGTCCAGCTACTGAGACTAATCGTCTATGAACCAAAGTCCTCCACCTCACCCAGATGCTACACCGAGTTCTGCACACCCACACtccaagaaataaaaaaattcaaaaaacgtttgtgtgtgcatcaaAAGGATGTGTTAGCAATGCATGCTTGTCATCATTGTTAGTCATTTTAATAAGATGCTAGTTGGATAACTAGTCTCGGATAAAGGGCGAAGGCGGCCGGACGCTCTTCCTACCCGAGCCAGTGCTTCTTCCACGGTGATCATCTTCTCtttcaccatcatcatcagctgGATTCGCTCCTCGTCGCTCATGGTGATCTCGCTAGCCACGAAGCCGATGTCCTCACCTGAGAGGCGTCAGGGGTCAAACATCAGAGCTTGCGTAAGAACAAAAAACGGCAACACGCATACCTTTGGAAGTCTGTCGCACGACCGCCTTGTGCTGAGGCTTGCGGAAATTCTGCCAGAACGacttgttcttcttcttgttgtcCCATTTGCCTAAAAAGAGGACATCATTAATTGATAAgacattatttgtaatgtgtTGAGCAGGCCAGGCTTTAATCCATTACCTCCAGATCCATCTTCAGAGCTGGATTTGTGCAGGGACATTCTGGGGATaaacaatcatatttgcaAACCTGCATTTAAAACCATTTACACTTCAATGCAACTGCACTTGCGTAAATTTCACCACCAGAGGTCAGCAATggatcaaaaataaaaagctgctATGACCATCctcaggaggaggagagagcaAAACTATGGAAGAAAGGGGAAAGGAGGACAGTAAGAGGGGGCgaggaaatacaaaaaaatcaaaatcaaagagGGCAGACTCAGCCTGTTTGTGTTTCCACTTTCCTCTGGTGGCCACAAGCATGACACGGAGAGGCATTTGAGGAGGACATGTTACGACGTGGAAAGCATTCAGTAGATAGAAAAAGTCCTGACATATCTAGAAAGCGTCCAAAATCATCAGAattaacaagaaaaataacaaccGAGAAGCACACGAAAGCCTTTTTCCACTATTCGTGGCTGAAATTTAAAGAGCCATTTTAAGAGATTCTTCACATTCAAATCAGGACCGCAAAAAGTATTTCTCAGGTTATGCCTAAACTCATTTGCAGATCAACTCAATCTAAAGCACTAACTCAATGAGACCTTTTCACAGGCAGTTCTTTAAttggcaaaagcaaaaaaaaaaaaaaaaaaaaacccaatgtCATGTGATCTTTAAGCGACATccaagcaaaagaaaagcagattGACAGGAAGACGAGCGGCGCAGCAGCCCAAGTCAAAAGCGAAGGGGAGACGTCGTTCCAAATTATTTGGCATCTGGTTCCCATCATGTTCGGGCTTTGGTCTGCGCAGCGCATATATACATCGAGCCGGCCTGCGGTATGCGCTTCCTCGGCCGCACATGCTCCAGCGAGGGTCAACGAGGGGTGACACCCCCCCAAACATGAACGCAAAGACCTTATCCCAAGCCGCCCGCCTGCACCTTTCCTGACCCGTTTCTGCGGCGTGATGTCATACACTTTGCGCAACAGGAACCGCTCCCAGACCCGGTTCTATAAAGCCCCTCGATCCGTGCTCTTCGGGCTGTAATCATTTTGCCATCGCCCTCGAAATTGCGCCTTCCTCACCCTCCGGACACAAAGGCAGGAAGGAAAGGAGAAAAGCCTGCTGGAGTGAGCTGGTTGGCGGGGAGGAAGCGGCCAGCCGTTTTCCTGTCAGCGCAGTGACGATGTGGCCGAGGGTCACAAAGTACGGgtccaaacacaaatattatacgatttattttttgttgctaACCTGAACTCTTTGTGCATCCCATTgcattgtgtgtgtcagtATATCTGTCTTTTCATGCATCTACATGTTCTCCGTCTCCTCTCTCCCATGCTGAACGCGCGCCGATACGCAGGACGGTGGACTTACTTTCTGTCTGTTTCCGGCGTGGAGACTTCACTGCTGAAGCCCAGCGACTCCTGAAGAGAAGAACAAGTTAGTTCAAACTTGTGTCCAGATAGCGTGCAGCTCATTCGGCGCAGTAGCTGCCCCCTCTCGGATGTGTATGTCATCTAATCTTCATACCTGGATCTCGTTGCGGAGCTGCAAGGAAATATTGTTTGGATCTTGTTTCTCCTAAAGgagagggcaaaaaaaaaaaaaaaaagtgagtcaGTGCGCTTTGTGTTTATACAAAAGCAGAAAAGGGGTCAAGTGGCCGTTCGGAGGCATATTTACTGATAATATTACCCTCATGTGGGAGCCcacgtgagaaaaaaaaaaaaagaaaaaacctgTGATGTCATTAATCTCAAATGTGGCCGCATTGAGGAATCGACATGCGTCATATCAGGAGGCCGGCGGCCGACCTTTTATCACAAAAG
The Syngnathus acus chromosome 24, fSynAcu1.2, whole genome shotgun sequence genome window above contains:
- the sash1a gene encoding SAM and SH3 domain-containing protein 1a isoform X2, whose translation is MTSNGPVIVYEWLKTLQLAQYVEAFVDNGYDDLEVCKQIGDPDLDAIGVYVAHHRHRIHDAVRRLKEEARDAASGLYFTLEPMPPSADVYTGHMVDQYESKLRASKSWTEPARGVGYMGAHKNLTLGSSSNRREVVIYPKLKLKIMIRDKLIRDGINLARTPYSNKDGSLGNIDDLAQEYSEYYNTCFSDVSDRMEELRKRRVSQELDMEKQDPNNISLQLRNEIQESLGFSSEVSTPETDRKMSLHKSSSEDGSGGKWDNKKKNKSFWQNFRKPQHKAVVRQTSKGEDIGFVASEITMSDEERIQLMMMVKEKMITVEEALARLKEYERNRQSGSTDTAECTDGTAAGLNQSSNCNQSREQSDDEQSEDSVKFKRLHKLVNSTRRVRKKLIKVEEWKKHGSQDFLNVESVATCDDNAALYAGVLKKHSLPQETSPGQDHLSLDGDTDSLTTSPSSSSLDTWSGHRLVKTFNKSSSTHGLIRPPRRTPVGSGGGGSGSSFSELDGCGLDDEGKLPRSTTDSEMRKALSSISHGRTCSFGGFDLSNRSLHVLNTGSDAHNKEQEAIYREVVKSPNTSRISLGKKVKSVKETMRKRMSKKYSSSVPEQSSPDGTAGSPHCPQPDSDSLEKPKLKAGGSVESLRSSLSGQSSMSGQTVSTTDSSASNRESVKSEDGDDEELPYRGPFCGRARVHTDFTPSPYDSDSLKLKHGDVIDIISKPPMGTWMGLLNNKVGTFKFIYVDVLCEEEEKPKRPLRRRRKGRPPKPTSVEELLERINLKEHMPTFLFNGYEDLDTFKLLEEEDLDELNIKDPQHRDVLLTAVELLQEYDSSSDPERSSQEKLLSEGRGLIGDSPRDSGCYESNENLENGKSKKASRSGRSSAGQSPDYPTLPMTISSEALQQNEKSQHSKFPKNLFNKSSLKGFNLLGRRKAHKRSPIPASRSCEDLDEPSQLAGSWKRSHSLGDLHWEQRQDHNEEVQRSKEGPSLDASGPIMAPSPACTASPLVSPKPRVDRPPVPSQLPLRPPCPTTQAPSPPESNVSGERVIRTHAKKPPVPPPVPAKRSRERVANGVCHSPLSSPSFGPSPTHSLTRSQPSSPVTQCASSPAPPLPAKTPSSPRNSSSAGEETAATPPWLSDLGGKVAVSRKASHSKMSPDLLTLLEQRLEAEGIDLTEEPYSDKHGRCGIPQPLMQRYSDDLQQPVKEVASTMDQLRVRELRKQHRMAIPSGGLTDMCRRAAAAAGAVSTVSDWLVSIGLPMYASALTAAGVDSLSGVALLTETDAWEAGVRDHTHARRLVGEAQLVAERRDA
- the sash1a gene encoding SAM and SH3 domain-containing protein 1a isoform X3, with translation MTSNGPVIVYEWLKTLQLAQYVEAFVDNGYDDLEVCKQIGDPDLDAIGVYVAHHRHRIHDAVRRLKEEARDAASGLYFTLEPMPPSADVYTGHMVDQYESKLRASKSWTEPARGVGYMGAHKNLTLGSSSNRREVVIYPKLKLKIMIRDKLIRDGINLARTPYSNKDGSLGNIDDLAQEYSEYYNTCFSDVSDRMEELRKRRVSQELDMEKQDPNNISLQLRNEIQESLGFSSEVSTPETDRKMSLHKSSSEDGSGGKWDNKKKNKSFWQNFRKPQHKAVVRQTSKGEDIGFVASEITMSDEERIQLMMMVKEKMITVEEALARQSREQSDDEQSEDSVKFKRLHKLVNSTRRVRKKLIKVEEWKKHGSQDFLNVESVATCDDNAALYAGVLKKHSLPQETSPGQDHLSLDGDTDSLTTSPSSSSLDTWSGHRLVKTFNKSSSTHGLIRPPRRTPVGSGGGGSGSSFSELDGCGLDDEGKLPRSTTDSEMRKALSSISHGRTCSFGGFDLSNRSLHVLNTGSDAHNKEQEAIYREVVKSPNTSRISLGKKVKSVKETMRKRMSKKYSSSVPEQSSPDGTAGSPHCPQPDSDSLEKPKLKAGGSVESLRSSLSGQSSMSGQTVSTTDSSASNRESVKSEDGDDEELPYRGPFCGRARVHTDFTPSPYDSDSLKLKHGDVIDIISKPPMGTWMGLLNNKVGTFKFIYVDVLCEEEEKPKRPLRRRRKGRPPKPTSVEELLERINLKEHMPTFLFNGYEDLDTFKLLEEEDLDELNIKDPQHRDVLLTAVELLQEYDSSSDPERSSQEKLLSEGRGLIGDSPRDSGCYESNENLENGKSKKASRSGRSSAGQSPDYPTLPMTISSEALQQNEKSQHSKFPKNLFNKSSLKGFNLLGRRKAHKRSPIPASRSCEDLDEPSQLAGSWKRSHSLGDLHWEQRQDHNEEVQRSKEGPSLDASGPIMAPSPACTASPLVSPKPRVDRPPVPSQLPLRPPCPTTQAPSPPESNVSGERVIRTHAKKPPVPPPVPAKRSRERVANGVCHSPLSSPSFGPSPTHSLTRSQPSSPVTQCASSPAPPLPAKTPSSPRNSSSAGEETAATPPWLSDLGGKVAVSRKASHSKMSPDLLTLLEQRLEAEGIDLTEEPYSDKHGRCGIPQPLMQRYSDDLQQPVKEVASTMDQLRVRELRKQHRMAIPSGGLTDMCRRAAAAAGAVSTVSDWLVSIGLPMYASALTAAGVDSLSGVALLTETDAWEAGVRDHTHARRLVGEAQLVAERRDA